The Hymenobacter baengnokdamensis genome includes a region encoding these proteins:
- a CDS encoding IscS subfamily cysteine desulfurase, translating to MLKLPIYLDNNATTPLDPRVLEAMMPYLTDVFGNAASRNHPFGWAAEEGVDYAREQIAQLINCDPKEIIFTSGATESDNLGIKGVFEMYAQRGNHVITTTTEHKAVLDTCKHIEKLGGKVTYLPVNEQGLISLEELEAAMTPQTILVTIMYGNNETGTVQPIREIAAIAHKHGALFMSDGTQAVGKIPVDVQADGIDLMAFTAHKMYGPKGVGALYVRRKNPRVKVTAQMDGGGHERGMRSGTLNVPGIVGFGKACELARLEMAADAERLSKLRDQLETELLTLEESYVNGSREHRLPHVTNISFKYVEGEGLMMGVKDLAVSSGSACTSASLEPSYVLKALGLSDDLAHSSLRFGLSRFTTQEQIDYAINHVKEAVTKLRDMSPLWEMHKEGVDLSTIEWAEH from the coding sequence ATGCTTAAGCTACCTATCTATCTGGACAACAACGCCACTACGCCGCTCGACCCGCGCGTGCTGGAGGCCATGATGCCCTACCTGACCGACGTATTCGGCAATGCGGCTTCGCGCAACCACCCCTTTGGTTGGGCCGCTGAGGAAGGCGTGGACTATGCCCGCGAGCAAATCGCGCAGCTCATCAACTGCGACCCCAAGGAGATTATCTTCACCAGCGGCGCCACCGAGAGCGACAACCTGGGCATCAAGGGCGTGTTTGAGATGTATGCCCAGCGCGGCAATCACGTTATCACGACCACGACCGAGCACAAAGCCGTGCTCGATACCTGCAAGCACATCGAGAAGCTGGGCGGCAAGGTGACCTACCTGCCCGTGAATGAGCAGGGATTAATTAGCCTCGAAGAGCTGGAAGCTGCTATGACGCCCCAGACCATCCTGGTGACCATCATGTACGGCAATAACGAGACCGGCACGGTGCAGCCTATCCGCGAGATTGCCGCCATCGCCCACAAGCACGGCGCGCTCTTTATGAGCGACGGCACCCAGGCCGTGGGCAAAATTCCGGTCGACGTGCAGGCCGACGGCATCGACCTGATGGCCTTCACGGCCCACAAGATGTACGGCCCCAAGGGCGTGGGTGCGCTCTACGTGCGCCGCAAAAACCCGCGCGTGAAAGTGACCGCCCAGATGGACGGCGGTGGCCACGAGCGCGGCATGCGCTCGGGTACGCTCAACGTGCCCGGCATCGTGGGCTTCGGCAAAGCCTGTGAGCTGGCCCGCCTCGAAATGGCGGCCGATGCGGAGCGCCTGAGCAAGCTGCGCGACCAGCTCGAAACCGAGCTGCTGACGCTGGAAGAAAGCTACGTAAACGGCAGCCGCGAGCATCGCCTGCCGCACGTGACCAACATCAGCTTCAAGTACGTGGAGGGCGAAGGCCTGATGATGGGCGTGAAAGACCTGGCGGTATCCTCTGGCTCGGCCTGCACCTCGGCCTCGCTGGAGCCCAGCTACGTGCTGAAGGCCCTGGGCCTGAGCGACGACCTGGCCCACAGCAGCCTGCGCTTCGGCCTGAGCCGCTTTACCACCCAGGAGCAAATCGACTACGCCATCAACCACGTAAAGGAGGCCGTAACCAAGCTCCGCGACATGTCGCCGCTCTGGGAGATGCACAAAGAAGGCGTTGACCTCAGCACCATTGAGTGGGCAGAACATTAA
- the iscU gene encoding Fe-S cluster assembly scaffold IscU, producing MAYSDKVIDHYSNPRNVGTLDKSKKSVGTGLVGAPECGDVMRLQIEVDEATNTITDAKFKTFGCGSAIASSSLATEWLKGKTVDEALAIDNMEIVEELALPPVKIHCSVLAEDAIKMAINDYRVKNGMPALELEKAHH from the coding sequence ATGGCTTACTCCGATAAGGTAATCGACCACTACAGCAACCCGCGCAACGTGGGCACGCTGGACAAAAGCAAGAAATCGGTAGGTACCGGTCTGGTTGGCGCCCCCGAGTGCGGCGACGTAATGCGCCTGCAAATTGAGGTGGACGAAGCCACCAACACCATCACCGATGCCAAATTCAAAACCTTCGGTTGCGGCTCGGCCATCGCCTCGTCGAGCCTGGCTACGGAATGGCTGAAAGGCAAGACGGTTGACGAGGCCCTGGCCATCGACAACATGGAGATTGTGGAAGAGCTGGCGCTGCCGCCCGTAAAAATCCACTGCTCGGTACTGGCCGAAGATGCCATTAAAATGGCCATCAACGACTACCGCGTGAAAAACGGTATGCCCGCCCTGGAGCTGGAAAAAGCCCACCACTAG
- a CDS encoding HesB/IscA family protein → MITVSDKAKEKVEHLMRDSQLDATYRLRASVAGGGCSGLSYKLDFDNETRPMDQEFEDKGVRVVVDMKSFLYLAGTELDFSDGLNGKGFQFHNPNASRSCGCGESFSV, encoded by the coding sequence ATGATAACCGTTTCGGACAAAGCCAAGGAAAAAGTAGAGCATCTGATGCGCGACTCGCAGCTCGATGCTACTTATCGCCTGCGGGCCTCGGTGGCCGGCGGCGGCTGCTCAGGCCTGAGCTACAAGCTGGATTTTGACAACGAAACCCGGCCCATGGACCAGGAGTTTGAAGACAAAGGCGTGCGTGTGGTAGTCGATATGAAGAGCTTTCTCTATTTGGCTGGCACCGAGCTGGACTTCTCGGATGGCCTGAACGGCAAGGGCTTCCAGTTTCATAACCCCAATGCCTCGCGCTCGTGTGGCTGCGGCGAAAGCTTCTCGGTATAA
- the murI gene encoding glutamate racemase: protein MTIPSALAARPIGIFDSGIGGLTVARAVARRLPAERLIYFGDTAHLPYGEKSTAAIQAYAVKICDVLLRQQCKLILIACNSASAAAYELVREYVGSKALVVGMIDPVVEYVGQHYAGRPVGLIGTKQTVGSNIYRKKIDQLDLAVDLHALATPLLVPMIEEGFFNGRVSEEIISAYLDHPTLLGIDALLLACTHFPLIKPQMEAHYQGRVAVLDPSDVVAATVAEALASRSLLAAPVEAAPAHHFYVSDFTRSFEESTRLFFGQQVQLEHYPLWE, encoded by the coding sequence ATGACCATTCCCTCCGCCCTGGCCGCCCGGCCCATTGGTATTTTCGATTCTGGTATCGGCGGGCTCACCGTGGCCCGCGCCGTGGCCCGGCGCCTGCCCGCCGAGCGCCTTATCTATTTTGGCGATACGGCCCATTTGCCCTACGGCGAAAAAAGCACCGCTGCCATTCAGGCCTACGCCGTCAAAATCTGCGATGTGCTGCTGCGCCAGCAGTGCAAGCTCATTCTTATCGCCTGCAACTCGGCCTCGGCGGCCGCCTACGAGCTGGTGCGCGAGTACGTGGGCTCCAAAGCGCTGGTAGTGGGGATGATAGACCCCGTGGTGGAGTACGTGGGCCAGCACTACGCCGGCCGGCCGGTGGGCCTTATCGGCACCAAGCAAACGGTGGGCTCCAATATCTACCGCAAGAAAATCGACCAGCTCGACCTGGCCGTGGACCTGCATGCGCTGGCCACGCCGCTGCTCGTGCCCATGATTGAGGAAGGTTTTTTCAACGGCCGGGTCTCGGAAGAAATCATCAGCGCCTACCTCGACCATCCTACGCTACTGGGCATTGATGCGCTGCTGCTGGCCTGTACGCACTTTCCGCTCATCAAGCCCCAGATGGAAGCCCACTACCAGGGCCGCGTAGCCGTGCTCGACCCGTCCGACGTGGTAGCGGCCACCGTGGCCGAGGCGCTGGCATCCAGGAGCTTGCTCGCCGCGCCGGTTGAGGCGGCGCCAGCGCATCATTTCTACGTGTCCGATTTCACGCGCTCGTTTGAGGAAAGCACCCGGCTCTTTTTCGGGCAGCAGGTGCAGCTGGAGCATTATCCGCTGTGGGAGTAG
- a CDS encoding GNAT family N-acetyltransferase gives MTAPLIQTERLLLRGHYATDLAPFLAMWQQPAFYRYLGGQPLPKEEVWFRMLRHGGLWPLVGYGYWAVEEKATGDFIGAVGFGEWQRVITPSLNNYPEIGWVLAPHTHGQGYATEAARAALAWADAHLTQPRTVCLIAVDNLPSLHLAAKCGYQEFSRAPYKGQAAVLLERFVAKPALQ, from the coding sequence ATGACTGCTCCCCTTATTCAAACCGAGCGGCTGCTCCTGCGAGGGCATTACGCTACCGACCTGGCCCCTTTTCTGGCTATGTGGCAGCAGCCGGCTTTTTACCGGTACCTGGGCGGTCAGCCACTGCCGAAAGAGGAGGTATGGTTCCGGATGCTGCGCCACGGCGGCCTCTGGCCGCTGGTGGGCTACGGCTACTGGGCCGTGGAAGAAAAAGCTACTGGCGACTTTATCGGGGCAGTTGGCTTCGGGGAGTGGCAGCGCGTCATCACGCCTTCGCTCAATAACTATCCGGAAATAGGCTGGGTGCTGGCTCCGCACACCCACGGGCAGGGCTACGCCACCGAGGCCGCGCGGGCCGCTCTGGCCTGGGCCGATGCGCACCTCACCCAGCCGCGCACCGTGTGTCTTATCGCCGTCGATAATCTGCCGTCGCTGCATCTGGCGGCCAAATGTGGCTACCAGGAGTTCAGCCGCGCGCCCTACAAAGGACAGGCGGCCGTGCTGTTGGAGCGGTTTGTAGCTAAACCGGCGTTGCAATAG
- a CDS encoding arylesterase — protein MKYLPGSALLLALLAAGCHSDTTASSSAAPAAAVAQKPAAKAQQTILFFGDSITAGLGVDPEEAYPALIENKVDSLHLPYAVVNAGLSGETTAGGRSRINWVLSRQPVSVFVLELGGNDGLRGLPLSDTRRNLQAIIDTVRQQAPHAKIVLAGMQIPPNMGPAYAADFKKLYAETATKNHLILIPFLLEGVGGIARLNQRDGIHPTPEGHRLVARTVWRTVQPLL, from the coding sequence ATGAAGTATCTACCTGGAAGCGCGCTGCTGCTGGCCCTGCTGGCCGCTGGCTGCCATTCCGACACCACGGCCAGTAGCTCGGCAGCTCCTGCCGCTGCTGTTGCCCAAAAGCCGGCTGCTAAAGCACAGCAAACCATTCTGTTCTTTGGCGACAGCATCACGGCCGGCCTGGGCGTGGACCCCGAAGAAGCCTATCCGGCGCTCATTGAAAATAAGGTAGACTCGCTGCACCTGCCCTACGCAGTTGTAAACGCGGGCCTGAGTGGCGAAACCACGGCGGGCGGGCGCTCGCGCATCAACTGGGTGCTGAGCCGGCAGCCGGTGAGCGTGTTTGTGCTGGAGCTGGGCGGCAACGACGGCCTGCGTGGCCTGCCGCTTAGCGATACCCGCCGCAATCTGCAAGCCATCATCGACACCGTGCGCCAGCAGGCGCCGCACGCTAAAATCGTGCTGGCCGGCATGCAGATTCCGCCCAATATGGGCCCGGCCTACGCTGCCGACTTCAAAAAGCTCTATGCCGAAACGGCCACCAAAAACCACCTCATTCTGATACCCTTCCTGCTCGAAGGCGTGGGCGGCATTGCCCGCCTCAACCAGCGCGATGGCATTCACCCCACCCCCGAAGGCCACCGCCTGGTAGCCCGCACCGTGTGGCGCACCGTGCAGCCGCTTCTGTAA
- a CDS encoding ABC transporter ATP-binding protein — protein MTSLQVENLTKTYTSGGRQLTVLHEVSFSLQPADTFAIVGPSGSGKTTLLGLCAGLDRATSGSVWLQGIQLDKLSEDQRAAVRNQHVGFIFQNFQLLPTLTALENVQVPLELRGERNVARQAQALLERVGLGERGHHYPTQLSGGEQQRVSLARAFANRPQILFADEPTGNLDPDTSANVVELLFDLNKEAGTTLVLVTHDLELAAKTQRIMRMRGGKVVEAEAARTR, from the coding sequence ATGACCAGTCTTCAAGTCGAAAATCTCACCAAAACCTACACCAGCGGCGGCCGTCAGCTCACGGTGCTGCACGAAGTCAGCTTCAGCCTTCAGCCGGCCGACACCTTTGCCATCGTGGGGCCGTCGGGCAGCGGCAAAACGACACTGCTGGGTTTGTGCGCGGGCCTCGACCGCGCCACCAGCGGCAGCGTGTGGCTGCAGGGCATTCAGCTCGATAAGCTGAGTGAAGACCAGCGGGCGGCGGTGCGCAACCAGCACGTCGGCTTTATTTTTCAGAACTTTCAGCTGCTGCCCACGCTCACGGCCCTCGAAAACGTGCAGGTGCCGCTGGAGCTGCGCGGTGAGCGCAACGTGGCCCGCCAGGCGCAGGCCCTGCTGGAGCGGGTGGGCCTGGGCGAGCGCGGCCACCACTACCCCACGCAGCTTTCGGGCGGCGAGCAGCAGCGCGTGAGCCTGGCGCGGGCCTTTGCCAACCGCCCGCAGATTTTATTTGCCGACGAGCCCACTGGCAACCTCGACCCCGACACGAGCGCCAACGTGGTGGAGCTGCTGTTCGACTTGAACAAAGAAGCCGGCACCACGCTGGTGCTCGTGACGCACGACCTGGAGCTGGCCGCCAAAACCCAGCGCATCATGCGCATGCGCGGCGGCAAAGTGGTAGAGGCCGAGGCAGCGCGGACGCGGTAG
- a CDS encoding ABC transporter permease, protein MNFNWLFTMAWRDSRRSRSRLALFMSSIVLGIAALVGINSFGDNLARSIREQARELLGADLVLSSTQPFDPKLLPALQKLGQTRSDEASFASLVSFPRTQGVRLAQVRALGPGFPYYGDWETQPAAAGAQFRAGQSMGALVDDVLLAQFDARVGDSVKVGSLTVPIVGRVLKTPGQTGFSAAVAPKVFIPKALLDKTGLIRPGSRVQYRTYYRFAPGTDVAATIKPLESKLEASNIDSDTVASRQQSTGRAFQDLTRFLSLVAFVALLLGCVGVASAVNLYVQEKLASVAVLRCLGASGRQALLIYLIQTSGLGLLGAIIGAALGAVVQLVLPQVLGSFLPVTVSVAVSPAAVGLGLLTGLAMAVLFALLPLLAIRRVSPLRVLRASFEEDTATPDPLRGLVLAVVGLFIVGFAYAQTREWKQALGFAAGLLLALGALAGLGLGLRYLLRRYFPAGWSYVARQGLANLFRPQNQTVTLIISLGLGTFLLATLYLTQSLLLSRVQLSASGRQPNLVLFDIQTEQEQGVEQLLAKQHIPVMQRVPIVTMRLAAINRRTVGQLRKDTASGVPLFALTREYRVTYRDTLSASEKLVAGTPPRPAATPGGLPRVSVDANYFQRVKLRLGDTLTFNVQGAPLAVVVGGTREVDWARVQTNFLVVFPTGVLEQAPQFHVILTHVNNNQQLALAQRALVRDFPNVSAIDLGLILQTVDEILSKISFVIRFMAGFSILTGLLVLASSVLISRYQRTRESVLLRTLGASRRQILRITVLEYALLGFLAALAGVLLAGLAAWALAVWVFETPFVSSSLLWLPALVGLVAGLTALIGGLNSRSVLNQPPLAVLRAEG, encoded by the coding sequence ATGAATTTCAACTGGTTATTTACCATGGCGTGGCGCGATTCGCGCCGGAGCCGCTCGCGCCTGGCGCTGTTTATGTCGAGCATTGTGCTGGGCATCGCGGCGCTGGTGGGCATCAATTCGTTTGGCGATAACCTGGCGCGCAGCATCCGCGAGCAGGCCCGCGAGCTGCTGGGGGCCGATTTGGTGCTGTCGTCAACCCAGCCCTTCGACCCCAAGCTGCTGCCTGCCCTGCAAAAGCTGGGGCAAACCCGCAGCGACGAAGCCTCCTTCGCCTCGCTGGTATCGTTTCCGCGCACGCAGGGCGTGCGGCTGGCGCAGGTGCGGGCGCTGGGCCCGGGCTTTCCGTATTACGGCGACTGGGAAACCCAGCCAGCGGCAGCAGGCGCGCAGTTCAGAGCCGGCCAAAGCATGGGGGCACTGGTCGATGACGTGCTGCTGGCGCAGTTCGATGCCCGCGTGGGCGACTCGGTGAAGGTAGGCAGCCTGACCGTGCCCATTGTGGGGCGCGTGCTGAAAACACCGGGGCAAACCGGCTTCAGCGCCGCCGTTGCGCCGAAGGTCTTCATTCCCAAAGCCCTGCTGGATAAAACCGGGCTTATCCGGCCCGGTAGCCGGGTGCAGTACCGCACTTACTACCGGTTTGCGCCCGGCACGGACGTAGCCGCTACCATTAAGCCCCTGGAAAGCAAGCTCGAAGCCAGCAACATTGACTCCGACACCGTGGCCAGCCGCCAGCAAAGTACCGGCCGCGCCTTCCAGGACCTCACACGCTTTCTGAGCCTGGTAGCCTTCGTAGCGCTGCTGCTGGGCTGCGTGGGCGTAGCCAGCGCCGTAAACCTCTACGTGCAGGAGAAGCTGGCCTCGGTGGCCGTGCTGCGCTGCCTGGGGGCCAGCGGGCGGCAGGCCCTGCTCATCTATTTAATCCAGACCTCGGGGTTGGGCCTGCTGGGCGCCATCATCGGGGCGGCGCTGGGGGCGGTGGTGCAGCTGGTGCTGCCGCAGGTGCTGGGCAGCTTTTTGCCCGTTACGGTGAGTGTGGCGGTATCGCCAGCCGCCGTGGGCCTGGGGCTGCTGACGGGCCTGGCCATGGCCGTGCTGTTTGCGCTGCTGCCGCTGCTGGCTATCCGGCGGGTGTCGCCGCTGCGGGTGCTGCGCGCCTCATTTGAGGAAGACACCGCCACGCCCGACCCGTTGCGCGGGCTGGTACTGGCCGTGGTGGGGCTGTTTATCGTGGGTTTTGCCTACGCCCAAACCCGCGAGTGGAAGCAGGCGCTGGGCTTTGCGGCCGGGCTGCTACTGGCGCTGGGCGCGCTGGCCGGGTTGGGCCTGGGCCTGCGCTACCTGCTGCGGCGCTACTTCCCGGCAGGTTGGAGCTACGTAGCGCGGCAGGGCCTGGCCAATTTATTCCGGCCGCAGAACCAGACCGTTACGCTCATTATCTCGTTGGGCCTGGGCACGTTTCTGCTGGCTACGCTCTACCTCACGCAGTCGCTGCTGCTGAGCCGGGTGCAACTCTCGGCGAGCGGCCGGCAGCCTAACCTGGTGCTGTTTGATATCCAGACCGAGCAAGAGCAAGGCGTCGAGCAATTATTAGCCAAACAGCATATTCCCGTTATGCAGCGGGTGCCCATCGTCACGATGCGCCTGGCGGCCATCAACCGGCGCACGGTGGGGCAGCTGCGCAAAGACACGGCCAGTGGCGTACCGCTCTTCGCCCTCACCCGCGAGTACCGCGTCACGTATCGCGATACGCTGAGCGCCAGCGAGAAGCTGGTAGCCGGCACCCCGCCCCGGCCGGCGGCTACGCCCGGTGGCCTGCCCCGCGTGTCGGTCGATGCCAACTACTTCCAGCGCGTCAAGCTCAGGCTCGGCGATACACTGACCTTTAACGTGCAGGGCGCGCCGCTGGCGGTGGTAGTCGGCGGCACCCGCGAGGTCGATTGGGCGCGGGTCCAGACCAATTTCCTGGTCGTGTTCCCCACCGGCGTGCTCGAACAGGCGCCGCAGTTTCACGTCATCCTAACTCACGTCAACAACAATCAGCAGCTGGCCCTGGCCCAGCGGGCGCTGGTGCGCGACTTCCCCAACGTATCGGCCATCGACCTGGGGTTGATTCTGCAAACGGTGGACGAGATTCTGAGCAAGATTTCCTTCGTGATTCGCTTTATGGCGGGCTTCAGCATCCTTACCGGGCTGCTGGTGCTGGCCAGCTCGGTGCTTATCAGCCGTTACCAGCGCACCCGCGAAAGCGTGCTGCTGCGCACGCTGGGCGCCAGCCGCCGACAGATTTTGCGCATCACCGTGCTCGAATATGCGCTGCTGGGCTTTTTGGCCGCGCTGGCCGGGGTACTGCTGGCCGGGCTGGCCGCCTGGGCATTGGCCGTGTGGGTATTTGAAACGCCCTTTGTGAGCAGCAGCCTATTGTGGCTGCCTGCGCTGGTAGGCCTGGTGGCCGGCCTCACGGCGCTTATCGGCGGGCTCAATAGCCGCTCGGTGCTGAACCAGCCGCCGCTGGCGGTGTTGCGGGCCGAAGGATAA
- a CDS encoding bifunctional heptose 7-phosphate kinase/heptose 1-phosphate adenyltransferase, translated as MFASTPLAKLFTDFNNLHVLIVGDVMVDAYVWGRASRLSPEAPVPVVNVDRTENRLGGAANVALNVQALGATPLLCAVVGDDQGGDQLLQLLHTHHLPADGIIRSAHRPTTFKQRILAHGQQLVRIDSEVETDLNAEEAAQLLAAYDDLLPRADVVIFEDYDKGVLSENIINQCITRARQRNIPTVVDPKKKNFLAYRHCTLFKPNLKELREGLKLEFGAPDTDRAGFEAAVARLREVLEPEIVLVTLSEYGIFTQQSAEKTYLPAHLRTISDVSGAGDTVISIAACCVALRQPAAFTAALANLGGGLVCEQVGVVPIEKRLLLAEAEAAGL; from the coding sequence ATGTTTGCCTCTACCCCGCTTGCCAAGCTCTTCACCGATTTTAATAACCTCCACGTCCTCATCGTCGGCGACGTCATGGTCGATGCCTACGTGTGGGGCCGCGCCAGCCGCCTTTCGCCCGAGGCTCCGGTGCCCGTCGTGAACGTAGACCGCACCGAAAACCGCCTCGGCGGGGCTGCCAACGTGGCCCTCAACGTGCAGGCGCTCGGGGCCACGCCGCTGCTCTGCGCCGTGGTGGGCGACGACCAGGGCGGCGACCAGCTGCTCCAGCTGCTGCACACTCACCACCTGCCCGCCGATGGCATTATCCGTAGCGCGCACCGCCCTACCACGTTCAAGCAGCGCATTCTGGCCCACGGCCAGCAGCTCGTGCGCATCGACTCGGAAGTGGAAACCGACCTCAACGCCGAGGAAGCGGCGCAACTACTGGCCGCCTACGACGACCTGCTGCCCCGTGCCGACGTGGTCATTTTTGAGGACTACGACAAGGGCGTACTCAGCGAGAATATTATCAATCAGTGCATTACCCGCGCCCGCCAGCGCAATATTCCGACCGTAGTCGACCCTAAAAAGAAAAATTTCCTGGCCTATCGCCACTGCACCCTCTTCAAGCCCAACCTGAAAGAATTGCGCGAGGGCCTCAAGCTCGAATTTGGCGCGCCCGATACCGACCGCGCCGGCTTCGAAGCAGCCGTGGCCCGGCTGCGCGAAGTACTGGAACCCGAAATCGTGCTGGTTACGCTCTCCGAATACGGCATCTTTACGCAGCAAAGCGCCGAAAAAACCTACCTGCCGGCCCATCTGCGCACTATTTCCGACGTGTCGGGTGCCGGCGATACGGTTATCAGCATTGCCGCCTGCTGCGTGGCCCTGCGCCAGCCGGCCGCCTTCACGGCCGCGCTGGCCAACCTCGGCGGTGGGCTGGTGTGCGAGCAGGTGGGCGTGGTGCCGATTGAGAAACGGCTGCTACTAGCCGAAGCCGAAGCGGCTGGACTGTAG
- the hemE gene encoding uroporphyrinogen decarboxylase: MLQNDLLLRAAKGETTERTPVWLMRQAGRILPEYRALRGRLSGFKELVETPALAAEVTIQPVDALGVDAAIIFSDILVVPEAMGLTYEMIEARGPLFPEVVKSAADVARLRVADPEEHLGYVLEALRITKRELAGRVPLIGFAGAPWTILAYMVEGHGSKTFSKARRLLYQEPALAHQLLEKITVTTIAYLQAQVAAGADIVQVFDSWAGILPPAHYAEFSTAYINRISAALSPLVPVTVFAKGAWWAVEDFAKSPCRTIGLDWNQSPQQARQQAPGKTLQGNLDPCALYGTPAQVKAATEAMLREFAGGPHIANLGHGVYPDTNPDNVRVFVETVKAWQG; encoded by the coding sequence ATGCTCCAAAACGACCTCCTCCTCCGCGCCGCCAAGGGCGAAACCACCGAACGTACCCCCGTCTGGCTTATGCGCCAGGCCGGCCGCATCCTGCCCGAGTACCGGGCCCTGCGCGGCCGGCTCTCCGGCTTCAAGGAGCTGGTCGAAACCCCGGCGCTGGCCGCCGAGGTGACCATCCAGCCCGTCGATGCGCTCGGCGTGGACGCGGCTATCATCTTCTCCGATATCCTGGTGGTGCCCGAGGCGATGGGCCTTACCTACGAAATGATTGAGGCGCGCGGCCCGCTCTTTCCCGAAGTTGTAAAAAGCGCGGCCGACGTGGCCAGGCTGCGCGTGGCCGACCCCGAAGAGCACCTGGGCTACGTGCTCGAAGCCCTGCGCATCACCAAGCGTGAGCTGGCCGGCCGGGTGCCGCTCATCGGTTTCGCGGGTGCTCCCTGGACCATCCTGGCCTATATGGTGGAAGGTCACGGCTCCAAAACCTTCAGCAAGGCCCGCCGCCTGCTCTACCAGGAGCCTGCGCTGGCCCACCAGTTGCTCGAAAAAATCACGGTCACGACTATCGCCTACCTCCAGGCGCAGGTGGCGGCCGGGGCCGACATTGTGCAGGTGTTTGATTCGTGGGCCGGCATTTTGCCGCCTGCGCACTACGCCGAGTTTTCGACGGCTTATATCAACCGCATCAGCGCGGCGCTCTCACCGCTGGTGCCCGTTACGGTGTTTGCCAAGGGCGCGTGGTGGGCCGTGGAGGATTTCGCTAAGTCGCCCTGCCGCACCATTGGGCTCGACTGGAACCAGTCGCCGCAGCAGGCGCGCCAGCAGGCGCCCGGCAAAACCCTGCAAGGCAACCTCGACCCCTGCGCCCTCTACGGTACTCCTGCCCAGGTGAAAGCCGCCACCGAAGCCATGCTCCGCGAGTTTGCCGGCGGCCCCCACATCGCCAACCTCGGCCACGGCGTGTACCCGGATACTAACCCGGACAACGTGCGGGTTTTCGTGGAAACGGTGAAGGCGTGGCAGGGATAA
- a CDS encoding YqaE/Pmp3 family membrane protein: MLLAILFPSLSMLLNGHIVKAIVCFLLHLTVIGWIPAAIWGVASLNEDRARRRQQELLRAVQGR, from the coding sequence ATGCTGCTCGCCATCCTCTTTCCCAGCCTCTCGATGTTGCTTAATGGCCATATTGTCAAGGCAATAGTTTGTTTTTTGCTGCACTTAACGGTTATCGGCTGGATTCCGGCGGCCATCTGGGGCGTGGCTTCGCTGAACGAGGACCGCGCCCGCCGTCGGCAGCAGGAATTGCTGCGGGCCGTGCAGGGCCGCTAG
- a CDS encoding SDR family oxidoreductase, translating to MENPVVLITGGTSGIGRACALEFGRAGSSVVITGRDAARLAATAAELTAAGIAHRTVQADVGDQAAATRAVAETVAAFGRLDVLINNAGLSMRARFADVDVKVLEQLMQTNFFGTVYTTKAALPHLLASKGTIVGISSIAGFRGLPGRTGYSASKFAMNGFLEALRTELLPQGVNVLTAAPGFTASNIRHTALLANGQTQNDTPRDEGKMMTSEEVARHLRLAVAQRRRTLVLTGQGKLTVFLNKWLPGLTDKLVLANFRKEEGDF from the coding sequence ATGGAAAATCCTGTTGTTCTCATCACCGGCGGCACCTCGGGCATTGGCCGGGCCTGCGCCCTGGAGTTTGGCCGGGCTGGCAGCAGCGTGGTTATCACGGGCCGCGACGCAGCGCGGCTGGCCGCTACCGCGGCCGAGCTGACGGCGGCCGGCATTGCGCACCGGACGGTGCAGGCTGATGTGGGCGACCAGGCCGCCGCTACCCGCGCCGTGGCCGAAACTGTCGCCGCCTTTGGTCGGCTCGACGTGCTCATCAACAATGCCGGCCTCAGCATGCGCGCCAGGTTTGCGGACGTGGACGTAAAAGTGCTGGAGCAGCTTATGCAAACCAACTTTTTCGGCACCGTCTATACCACCAAGGCGGCGCTGCCGCACTTGCTGGCTAGCAAGGGTACCATCGTGGGTATCAGCAGTATTGCCGGCTTCCGGGGGCTGCCGGGCCGCACCGGCTACTCGGCTTCCAAGTTTGCCATGAACGGCTTTCTCGAAGCCCTGCGCACCGAGCTGCTGCCCCAGGGCGTCAACGTGCTCACGGCCGCGCCCGGCTTCACGGCATCTAATATCCGCCACACGGCCCTGCTTGCCAATGGCCAAACCCAGAACGACACCCCGCGCGACGAAGGCAAGATGATGACCAGCGAGGAAGTGGCCCGCCACCTGCGCCTGGCCGTGGCGCAACGCCGCCGCACCCTGGTGCTTACGGGCCAGGGCAAGCTCACGGTGTTTTTAAATAAATGGCTCCCCGGCCTCACCGACAAACTTGTGCTGGCTAACTTTCGTAAGGAGGAGGGTGATTTTTAA